A region from the Coffea eugenioides isolate CCC68of chromosome 9, Ceug_1.0, whole genome shotgun sequence genome encodes:
- the LOC113781917 gene encoding uncharacterized protein LOC113781917 codes for MGGLDREQKQLIKKLVNFRMKEGKKTRIRAIVYQTFHRPARTERDVIKLMVNALENIKPICEVEKVRIAGTIYDVPGIVARDRQQTLAIRWILEAAFKRRISYRISLEKSSFAEILDAYRKRGIARKKRENLHGLASTNRSFAHFRWW; via the coding sequence ATGGGGGGCTTGGATCGTGAACAAAAACAATTGATCAAGAAGTTGGTCAACTTTCGCATGAAAGAAGGTAAAAAAACAAGAATTCGTGCTATTgtttatcaaacttttcatcGCCCAGCTCGAACTGAACGCGATGTAATCAAACTTATGGTTAACGCCCTAGAGAATATAAAGCCCATATGCGAAGTGGAAAAAGTAAGAATAGCAGGTACTATTTATGATGTCCCTGGGATTGTAGCCAGGGATCGTCAACAAACCTTAGCTATTCGTTGGATCCTTGAAGCAGCTTTCAAACGACGTATAAGCTACAGGATAAGCTTAGAGAAATCTTCATTTGCTGAGATACTGGATGCTTACCGAAAGAGGGGAATTGCACGTAAGAAAAGGGAGAATCTTCATGGACTGGCTTCCACCAATCGAAGTTTCGCGCATTTCAGATGGTGGTAA
- the LOC113783853 gene encoding uncharacterized protein LOC113783853 produces MIVLEWLFLTIAPCDAAEPWQLGSQDAATPMMQGIIDLHHDIFFFLILILVFVSWILVRTLWHFHYKKNPIPQRIVHGTTIEILWTIFPSIIPMFIAIPSFALLYSMDEVVVDPAITIKAIGHQWYWTYEYSDYNSSDEQSLTFDSYMIPEDDLELGQLRLLEVDNRVVVPAKTHLRIIVTSADVLHSWAVPSLGVKCDAVPGRLNQTSILVQREGVYYGQCSEICGTNHAFMPIVVEAVDRKDYANRVENLFITKTGGVSWLQHFITIAYCDGRNWTPPVTPPSLAGQEPVTPPDSPLMESSSSSESLNTFRNLITANHEADLFRRIAFLENQHLFGLPVQTRPGEYAEIVLGRFNGAVNVQHYQWLLDYFNFHLQVDERKGLLQDRLHTLLLEEPNLAQILRVSPYTDIRRGAFDFLENSTESLNALRHAFQRDLMDGLLNSYMDDLNRRGRNADVYQGFYRYFINEDFRRFHNLPLP; encoded by the coding sequence ATGATTGTTCTAGAATGGCTATTCCTCACAATTGCTCCTTGTGATGCAGCGGAACCATGGCAATTAGGATCTCAAGACGCAGCAACACCTATGATGCAAGGAATAATAGACTTACATCACGATATCTTTTTCTTCCTCATTCTGATTTTGGTTTTCGTATCATGGATCTTGGTTCGCACTTTATGGCATTTCCActataaaaaaaatccaatccCGCAAAGGATTGTTCATGGAACTACTATCGAGATTCTTTGGACCATATTTCCTAGTATCATCCCGATGTTCATTGCTATACCATCATTTGCTCTGTTATACTCAATGGACGAGGTAGTAGTAGATCCGGCCATTACTATCAAAGCTATTGGACATCAATGGTATTGGACTTATGAGTATTCGGACTATAACAGTTCCGATGAACAGTCACTCACTTTTGACAGTTATATGATTCCAGAAGATGATCTAGAATTGGGTCAATTACGTTTATTAGAAGTGGACAATAGAGTGGTTGTACCAGCCAAAACTCATTTACGTATTATTGTAACATCTGCTGATGTACTTCATAGTTGGGCTGTACCTTCCTTAGGTGTCAAATGTGATGCTGTACCTGGTCGTTTAAATCAGACCTCTATTTTGGTACAACGAGAAGGAGTTTACTATGGTCAATGCAGTGAGATTTGTGGAACTAATCATGCCTTTATGCCTATCGTCGTAGAAGCTGTTGATAGGAAAGATTATGCAAATCGGGTAGAAAATCTATTCATCACAAAAACCGGGGGGGTTTCTTGGCTCCAGCACTTCATTACAATAGCCTATTGTGACGGACGCAATTGGACACCTCCGGTAACACCCCCTTCATTAGCAGGACAAGAACCGGTAACCCCACCCGATTCACCGCTAATGGAGTCTTCCTCGAGTTCGGAATCCTTGAATACctttagaaatttgatcacGGCGAATCATGAAGCGGATCTTTTTCGACGCATCGCTTTTCTGGAAAACCAGCATTTGTTTGGGCTGCCTGTACAGACCCGCCCCGGCGAGTATGCGGAAATAGTGCTAGGACGTTTCAATGGGGCAGTAAATGTCCAGCACTACCAATGGCTTTTGGATTACTTCAATTTCCATCTTCAAGTAGATGAACGAAAGGGTCTTTTACAAGACCGACTTCATACTCTACTACTTGAAGAGCCGAATCTGGCTCAGATTCTACGGGTGTCCCCGTACACTGACATCCGAAGGGGGGCCTTTGATTTTCTGGAAAATTCCACAGAATCTCTGAATGCCCTTCGGCATGCTTTTCAGCGGGATCTGATGGATGGCCTTTTGAATTCCTATATGGACGACCTTAACAGAAGGGGTAGGAATGCAGACGTTTACCAGGGGTTCTATCGATATTTTATCAATGAGGACTTCCGGCGCTTCCATAATCTGCCCTTACCATAA